Proteins co-encoded in one Aspergillus luchuensis IFO 4308 DNA, chromosome 6, nearly complete sequence genomic window:
- a CDS encoding acyl-CoA synthetase (COG:I;~EggNog:ENOG410PKQX;~InterPro:IPR042099,IPR000873,IPR025110;~PFAM:PF00501,PF13193), protein MSVFLQRSAFLEAIQKHEASSIAVAENDSAANFSYGSLLHSIVRAKELLLLKTGKSDESISGERIAFMVENGFDYVVTFLAVLASNAVAVPLAPSFAVPELRYILDHSEALVLISSRKLATKAREVLTDGLTKPPLFYQFERAGHAPTEANEVTLCDFSDLLSGGMMLFTSGTTARPKGVVLSLANLTAQANSLLEAWQYVPSDRLLHVLPLHHIHGTVNALLTPLLAGSSIEFMYPFNASSVWARLAAPFLQPTAANGNSYINIEEAAGDPKDVTNLPITFFTAVPTIWSRLLRDYESLSPEMQKACKEAVSPRYLRLNISGSAALPKPIRDGWQELSGGNLLLERYGMTEVGMALSCGLEDIDRVDGSVGWPLPSVEARLMEIDDETGSQAVIPHGAEIDPVSRKERIGEIQLRGPTVFEGYWHNDEATARDFTADGWFKTGDIATRCMIPGSGLGKSGSWAQGPAYFIRGRRSVDIIKTGGEKVSALEIEREILALPQVEECVVVGLPSEAWGEKVAAVIVLSDQSRNDGKPLSLQDLRDALKRRIAAYKVPQDMETVGMLPRNAMGKVNKKELTASVFGDIEKIRRRSLDLGKRRVPAMATIAK, encoded by the exons ATGTCAGTCTTTCTCCAACGCTCAGCCTTCCTCGAGGCCATCCAGAAGCATGAAGCGTCTTCCATTGCTGTGGCAGAGAACGACTCGGCCGCGAACTTCTCTTATGGTTCGCTGCTGCACAGTATCGTGCGTGCTAAGGAGCTGCTATTGCTAAAGACGGGCAAAAGTGACGAAAGTATTTCCGGGGAGCGGATTGCTTTCATGGTGGAAAATGGTTTTGATTATGTGG TGACCTTCCTGGCTGTTCTCGCCTCCAACGCGGTTGCTGTGCCATTGGCGCCTTCTTTTGCTGTACCTGAATTGAGATACATTCTCGATCATAGCGAGGCGCTCGTTCTCATCTCGTCGCGCAAGCTAGCGACAAAGGCGAGAGAGGTACTAACTGATGGCTTGACAAAGCCCCCCTTATTCTACCAATTTGAGAGAGCAGGGCATGCGCCGACAGAGGCCAATGAAGTCACGCTCTGTGATTTCTCCGATCTACTATCCGGGGGCATGATGCTGTTTACTTCGGGAACTACTGCACGACCCAAAGGCGTTGTACTATCCCTGGCTAATCTTACCGCGCAAGCAAACAGTCTCTTGGAAGCATGGCAATATGTCCCGAGCGATCGACTCTTGCACGTGCTGCCGCTGCATCACATCCACGGCACGGTGAACGCCCTGCTGACGCCGCTGCTCGCCGGCAGTAGCATTGAGTTCATGTATCCTTTCAACGCGAGCTCCGTCTGGGCACGGCTTGCCGCACCATTTCTACAACCTACAGCTGCCAATGGCAACTCCTATATCAACATCGAGGAAGCGGCTGGCGACCCAAAGGATGTCACCAACTTGCCTATAACATTCTTTACTGCCGTCCCTACGATCTGGTCTCGTCTACTGCGGGATTATGAGTCTCTTTCCCCCGAGATGCAGAAGGCTTGCAAGGAGGCAGTTTCCCCAAGATACCTACGGCTGAATATTTCCGGCTCGGCTGCCTTACCCAAGCCGATTCGAGACGGGTGGCAAGAACTGTCCGGGGGCAATTTGCTACTCGAGCGATACGGAATGACCGAAGTCGGAATGGCGCTTTCCTGCGGCCTGGAAGATATAGATCGTGTTGACGGCTCCGTAGGCTGGCCTTTGCCATCCGTAGAAGCACGTCTCATGGAGATCGACGACGAGACTGGATCTCAAGCTGTCATTCCGCATGGCGCGGAGATCGATCCCGTTTCCCGTAAGGAACGCATCGGAGAAATACAACTCCGTGGACCTACGGTATTCGAAGGGTACTGGCACAACGATGAGGCGACCGCGAGGGATTTCACTGCCGACGGGTGGTTCAAGACGGGGGACATCGCCACACGATGCATGATCCCAGGCTCGGGCTTGGGCAAGTCTGGATCTTGGGCGCAAGGTCCTGCATACTTCATTCGTGGTCGCCGAAGTGTGGATATCATCAAGACGGGCGGCGAGAAAGTGTCCGCGCTCGAAATCGAACGCGAAATACTGGCTCTGCCGCAGGTCGAGGAATGTGTCGTGGTCGGTCTGCCGTCGGAAGCCTGGGGCGAGAAGGTGGCAGCAGTGATCGTGCTCTCAGATCAGAGTCGTAACGATGGGAAGCCGCTGAGTCTGCAAGATCTGAGGGATGCCTTGAAGCGTCGCATCGCAGCCTACAAAGTTCCACAGGATATGGAAACTGTGGGTATGTTGCCGCGCAATGCCATGGGTAAGGTGAACAAGAAGGAATTGACAGCCAGCGTCTTCGGGGATATTGAGAAAATTAGAAGGCGAAGTCTTGATCTGGGGAAGAGGCGCGTGCCGGCAATGGCGACAATAGCTAAATGA
- a CDS encoding uncharacterized protein (COG:I,J,T;~EggNog:ENOG410PFMP;~InterPro:IPR023631,IPR036928;~PFAM:PF01425;~SECRETED:SignalP(1-17)), with product MAKSLSSLTVVTKLVIAAEPWNIDPQVPPIPWRENIFQDLSKRPLVVGTMLDDGAVRVHPPIERLFRELVTRLKAAGHVVVDWDSSLNSTCIEIMDEYYAADGGEDIRRAVAAGGEPFVPQIQAFVDRGRPISVYQYWQLNKEKVAIQQAYHDMWDSIRSPSGRLVDVLLVPIMPHTAVPHGSCRWTGYTKLFNILDYTALTFPAGMASDDLDKKRPGDHAPRNAHDAWNWRLYDPSTMDGYPVGLQIVGRRFEEEKVLGAARQIQQLL from the exons ATGGCAAAGTCTCTGAGTTCTCTCACAGTAGTGACGAAGCTGGTGATCGCAGCAGAACCTTGGAACATAGACCCCCAGGTGCCACCGATCCCTTGGAGAGAAAATATCTTCCAGGACCTGTCCAAGAGGCCACTTGTCGTCGGAACAatgctggatgatggtgcAGTCAGAGTGCATCCACCAATTGAGCGACTATTTCGTGAGCTTGTTACCAGACTCAAGGCCGCCGGCCACGTCGTTGTCGACTGGGACTCAAGTTTGAACTCCACGTGCATTGAGATAATG GACGAATACTATGCCGCGGATGGAGGCGAGGATATTCGAAGAGCCGTTGCCGCAGGTGGCGAGCCCTTCGTTCCGCAGATTCAAGCATTCGTCGATCGCGGTCGACCAATCTCGGTCTACCAATACTGGCAACtgaacaaggagaaggttgcAATTCAACAGGCCTATCACGATATGTGGGACAGCATACGGTCTCCGTCGGGACGACTTGTGGATGTACTCCTTGTCCCTATCATGCCACACACGGCGGTACCTCATGGATCTTGCCGCTGGACTGGGTACACCAAGCTGTTCAATATTCTGGATTATACGGCTTTGACCTTCCCAGCCGGAATGGCCAGCGATGATCTAGACAAAAAGCGCCCCGGGGATCACGCTCCGCGCAATGCCCATGACGCTTGGAACTGGAGACTCTATGACCCTTCAACAATGGATGGCTACCCTGTCGGGTTGCAAATTGTTGGGCGTCgatttgaagaagaaaaggtcTTGGGAGCAGCTCGACAAATTCAGCAGCTGTTGTAG
- a CDS encoding uncharacterized protein (COG:I;~EggNog:ENOG410PKEN;~InterPro:IPR019826,IPR002018,IPR029058;~MEROPS:MER0034664;~PFAM:PF00135) — protein sequence MRYHREEYRFDAAQLGYIEGLTITSDGTPTVRYFGGLPYALPPTGQWRFRMPRRLPADYQYGTAAEPGQFTRGSWVCPQPPSSNTPDAAVVDEDCLQLNIWVPARPAPKDGWPVCFYIHGGFLQVGTANLNPESLVPLLSDSAFQAIMVLPSYRLNALGFLAGRELAAEADACRDATGNMGLWDQRAALEWTHDNISRFGGNPANITVAGYSAGAYSAFQQLAHELWHVPAEKAIIRRVAMFSNGPGVRPKSLHDQQEQFDEFLAVLGIPRDLEDKAKLAKLRALPYQRLIEVQSEMKISEFRVLADDLFYPRDLVDRINDGQFARRMKSRGITLLNGECKDEHTMYGRWRTPEDSYTAVYERLYAEYAPPVTRALMRHYCGPANKLPSGYTSWRDFFGRLYACVQVHHLERGFHHALFEGGLQPGKDVFRYRFERCLRCVEETIPSEWGVTHLTDIPIWLWGAGFTGGLTDQEEGWLREWNECFAAFVNGDPVRWGPVKPNEVRRWRADGKTDVWEDSQWEEGIAFWRIVNTRSAEADWADGFDK from the coding sequence ATGAGGTACCATCGCGAAGAGTATAGGTTTGATGCTGCGCAATTAGGTTACATTGAAGGCCTGACCATCACGTCCGATGGCACGCCAACTGTGCGGTACTTTGGAGGCCTCCCATACGCTCTGCCGCCGACCGGTCAGTGGCGTTTCCGGATGCCACGCAGACTGCCCGCAGACTACCAATATGGGACGGCAGCTGAACCAGGGCAGTTCACGCGTGGTTCTTGGGTGTGCCCGCAGCCCCCGAGTAGCAACACACCCGATGCTGCTGTGGTGGACGAAGACTGCCTACAGCTGAACATCTGGGTGCCGGCCCGGCCTGCCCCTAAAGATGGCTGGCCAGTGTGCTTCTACATCCATGGGGGTTTCCTACAAGTGGGAACTGCTAACCTAAATCCGGAATCTCTGGTGCCGCTGCTGAGCGACTCGGCCTTCCAGGCGATCATGGTTCTGCCGTCATACAGGCTCAATGCGCTTGGTTTCCTCGCAGGCCGCGAACTTGCAGCCGAAGCAGATGCCTGCCGAGACGCGACGGGGAACATGGGCCTGTGGGATCAGAGGGCGGCCCTGGAGTGGACTCATGACAACATCTCACGTTTTGGTGGCAATCCAGCAAACATCACGGTCGCCGGATATTCAGCGGGAGCATACTCGGCATTCCAACAGTTGGCCCACGAACTTTGGCACGTTCCCGCGGAAAAGGCCATCATTAGAAGAGTCGCAATGTTCTCGAACGGCCCGGGCGTCAGGCCAAAATCTCTACATGATCAACAGGAGCAATTTGATGAATTCCTCGCGGTGCTCGGTATTCCTAGGGATCTGGAAGACAAAGCGAAACTTGCCAAACTTCGGGCTCTTCCTTATCAGCGACTGATCGAAGTTCAAAGCGAAATGAAGATCTCCGAATTCCGGGTCTTAGCAGACGACCTCTTCTACCCCAGGGACCTTGTTGATCGGATCAACGACGGACAGTTTGCGAGAAGAATGAAAAGTCGTGGTATCACGCTATTAAATGGGGAATGCAAGGATGAACATACTATGTACGGTAGGTGGCGAACTCCGGAAGACTCCTACACTGCGGTCTATGAACGCCTCTACGCGGAATATGCCCCTCCGGTCACCCGTGCACTCATGCGCCACTATTGTGGGCCTGCGAACAAGCTTCCTTCAGGTTATACAAGCTGGCGGGACTTTTTCGGGCGCCTTTACGCTTGTGTTCAAGTCCACCATCTTGAACGCGGCTTCCATCACGCGTTGTTTGAAGGTGGTCTCCAGCCTGGTAAGGATGTTTTCCGGTATCGATTTGAGAGGTGCCTGCGGTGCGTCGAGGAGACAATACCGTCCGAATGGGGAGTGACGCATCTGACCGATATACCCATCTGGTTATGGGGCGCCGGCTTCACTGGGGGGCTGACGGACCAGGAGGAAGGTTGGCTGAGAGAATGGAATGAATGTTTTGCTGCATTTGTCAATGGAGACCCAGTGAGATGGGGGCCGGTTAAGCCAAACGAAgtgagaaggtggagggcTGACGGCAAAACAGACGTTTGGGAAGATTCACAGTGGGAAGAGGGTATAGCATTTTGGAGAATTGTCAACACCAGAAGCGCAGAAGCTGACTGGGCTGACGGGTTTGATAAATGA
- a CDS encoding uncharacterized protein (COG:I,J,T;~EggNog:ENOG410PFMP;~InterPro:IPR023631,IPR036928): MASNETGAKTNRSWEGVVAAKRAIRDAQIRKYEGGSDISGADIADVETLTNLLSSGQVSAEELIRAYIGRACEAQKKTNCLTETCFDDAIDQARHLDDFQRTHGRLIGPLHGVPISVKDQFDIRGLDSTVGYVCNAFAPAKSDAPLIHTLKQLGAIIIAKTNLPQSIMVSNIAES, encoded by the exons ATGGCGTCGAATGAAACTGGGGCAAAGACAAACAGGTCTTGGGAAGGAGTCGTCGCAGCTAAACGGGCGATTCGCGATGCGCAAATTCGAAAATATGAAGGGGGCTCGGACATCTCTGGGGCTGACATAGCGGACGTCGAAACACTGACGAACCTGCTGAGTTCTGGACAAGTCTCGGCAGAGGAGCTAATTCGCGCCTATATTGGGAG AGCTTGTGAGGCTCAAAAGAAG ACGAATTGCCTGACAGAAACCTGCTTTGATGATGCCATCGACCAAGCCAGGCATCTTGACGATTTCCAGCGGACGCATGGTCGACTCATTGGCCCATTGCATGGTGTGCCTATATCAGTGAAGGATCAATTTGACATCAGAGGTCTAGACTCGACAGTAGGCTATGTCTGCAACGCTTTTGCTCCAGCCAAGTCTGACGCACCTCTGATACATACATTGAAGCAGCTGGGAGCAATAATAATCGCGAAAACAAATCTCCCCCAAAGTATCATGGTGAGTAACATTGCAGAATCGTAG
- a CDS encoding uncharacterized protein (COG:C,H;~EggNog:ENOG410PIWS;~InterPro:IPR036188,IPR002938;~PFAM:PF01494;~go_function: GO:0071949 - FAD binding [Evidence IEA]) yields the protein MESIVNGATISPCRCRSCPATAHACKLTGGRQWLRPYVDGDVQVMAKCPFDEKLPAHETASERYHRSFNHSFTMTKIVHDDFHVAIVGAGIGGLALAMALHNKGVSFTLYEEAKEYSVVGAGIGFAPNGMRTMDLIEPGFRPLYEKVCVGNKGEDAQHIFFEGMLLEEGFGRGQPWHGKSGWGHPNYIRKSAHRKTLLDIMTSFIPIEKVKFNKRLTNVEQLPAGVTLTFSDGTTAEASILAGADGIKSTVREHVLKDLYPSQVAPVYAGAYCYRAVIPMSEAYEILGDLTDVAKFYFGYKRSAVTYRISGGDEFNFLLCVAGSDDAWKLKDAVTERVTHEAMMADFDGPGVDDSFRQLLRMAKPVKWGFFHHLHTATYFRDRVVLVGDSAHASLPFQAAGAAQGLEDALVLSNVLAQLAKLQERGASQLPAIRAGLTAYDSVRRPRAQKQLEQAAEVGRMIFFQHEEAGSDMEEILPRLQQGRFNWLWFHDMNDDVEKALSRMLKQISSWSHGARI from the exons ATGGAGTCTATTGTTAATGGTGCAACAATCAGCCCATGCCGATGCCGGTCTTGCCCCGCGACAGCCCATGCGTGCAAATTGACAGGTGGTAGGCAATGGTTAAGACCGTACGTAGATGGCGATGTTCAGGTAATGGCAAAATGTCCCTTCGACGAAAAGCTTCCTGCTCACGAAACGGCAAGCGAACGCTATCATCGATCATtcaatcattcattcacCATGACCAAGATTGTCCACGATGATTTCCACGTCGCCATCGTCG GTGCTGGCATCGGTGGTCTTGCGCTGGCGATGGCTTTGCACAATAAGGGCGTCTCCTTTACGCTGTACGAGGAAGCAAAGGAGTACTCTGTAGTAGG CGCCGGGATTGGATTTGCCCCTAATGGCATGCGCACCATGGATCTCATTGAACCTGGTTTCCGTCCCCTCTATGAAAAGGTCTGCGTCGGTAATAAAGGCGAAGACGCCCAGCATATATTCTTTGAGGGCATGCTTCTTGAAGAGGGTTTCG GTCGCGGCCAGCCGTGGCATGGCAAGTCTGGATGGGGCCACCCTAACTACATTCGCAAATCC GCACACCGGAAAACGCTGCTTGACATTATGACAAGCTTCATCCCGATTGAAAAAGTCAAATTCAATAAGCGCCTGACGAATGTCGAACAGCTACCAGCCGGTGTCACCCTCACGTTCTCCGATGGCACGACCGCCGAGGCCAGTATACTTGCCGGCGCTGATGGTATCAAGAGCACGGTGAGAGAGCATGTGCTGAAGGATCTATACCCCAGCCAAGTTGCGCCTGTATATGCAGGTGCTTACTGCTATCGAGCCGTCATCCCCATGTCCGAAGCCTACGAGATCCTTGGCGATCTCACAGATGTTGCCAAGTTCTATTTCGGATACAAGCGTAGCGCCGTTACCTACCGCATAAGTGGCGGTGAT GAATTCAACTTTCTCCTCTGCGTCGCTGGTTCCGACGACGCATGGAAACTGAAGGACGCGGTCACAGAGAGGGTCACACATGAGGCCATGATGGCTGATTTCGACGGCCCTGGGGTCGACGATAGCTTTCGACAACTCCTCCGAATGGCCAAGCCGGTGAAATGGGGGTTCTTCCACCATCTGCACACGGCGACATACTTTCGCGATCGTGTGGTCCTGGTCGGGGATAGCGCTCATGCGTCTCTGCCCTTCCAGGCGGCTGGCGCGGCGCAGGGCTTGGAAGATGCCTTGGTGTTGTCAAACGTGCTCGCACAGCTAGCCAAGCTCCAGGAGCGTGGCGCAAGCCAGCTGCCAGCAATCCGTGCAGGCCTGACGGCGTACGACTCCGTGCGGCGTCCACGTGCCCAGAAGCAGCTCGAGCAGGCTGCCGAGGTAGGCcgcatgatcttcttccagcacGAGGAAGCGGGCTCCGACATGGAAGAGATTCTTCCCCGACTGCAGCAAGGTCGATTCAACTGGCTGTGGTTCCATGATATGAACGACGACGTGGAGAAGGCGCTTAGCAGGATGCTGAAACAGATCAGTAGTTGGTCCCATGGGGCGAGGATCTGA
- a CDS encoding MBL fold metallo-hydrolase (COG:S;~EggNog:ENOG410PISV;~InterPro:IPR001279,IPR036866), translating into MATPRVPRPPVEIPKSQSTVDIYIIDTTSFMSGFPASSFVEPLVSGFDTVNVGSYAYLIRHPGSKTKYGTMLFDLGVRKDWENSPPAFVEGIKNTKCNIDVDTDVATILRENGQVLGEIGAIIWSHWHFDHAGDPQTLPTTTDLIVGPGFKATIMPGYPTNQASHVDERAWLGRELHEIDFTPAAGSRRLQIGGFQAYDFYGDGSFYLLNSPGHAVGHMSALARTTANPPSFMLLGGDIAHHCGEFRPTRYTPLPDMISPNPFRQKTPACPGRIFLSIHPKNNSEEPFFGPVRGDRWHHDALEATDSIQKLMEVDAYDNIFPVMAHDMSLRDVVDLYPKPANMWMTKGWKEKSRWGFLKSFKPAEEGLSHL; encoded by the coding sequence ATGGCAACTCCACGGGTGCCTCGACCACCAGTAGAGATACCAAAGTCGCAAAGCACAGTGGATATCTACATCATCGACACAACGAGTTTCATGAGCGGATTCCCGGCTTCGTCCTTTGTGGAGCCCCTCGTATCGGGATTTGACACCGTGAATGTCGGGTCTTACGCATACCTGATCAGACATCCCGGCTCGAAGACCAAATATGGCACCATGTTGTTTGATCTGGGCGTGCGTAAGGATTGGGAGAACAGCCCCCCAGCATTTGTTGAGGGGATAAAGAACACCAAATGCAACATAGACGTCGACACCGACGTCGCCACCATCTTGCGCGAGAATGGACAAGTCCTGGGAGAAATCGGGGCCATCATCTGGTCTCATTGGCACTTTGATCACGCCGGTGATCCCCAGACACTTCCTACAACGACGGACTTGATCGTTGGCCCCGGTTTCAAGGCCACTATCATGCCTGGCTATCCGACAAATCAGGCCTCACATGTGGACGAACGGGCATGGCTGGGTCGTGAATTGCACGAAATCGACTTCACGCCTGCAGCAGGATCCCGAAGGCTCCAGATTGGTGGGTTCCAAGCGTATGACTTCTATGGCGACGGGAGCTTCTACCTCCTGAACTCCCCCGGACATGCCGTGGGGCACATGTCTGCTCTCGCCCGCACAACCGCCAACCCTCCCTCGTTCATGCTTCTGGGGGGAGACATCGCTCATCATTGTGGCGAGTTCCGGCCCACGCGGTACACTCCGCTGCCGGACATGATTTCTCCCAACCCCTTTCGCCAGAAAACTCCTGCTTGTCCGGGAAGGATCTTTCTCTCCATTCATCCCAAGAATAATTCGGAGGAGCCCTTTTTTGGACCGGTCCGAGGCGACCGGTGGCACCACGATGCTCTCGAGGCTACGGACAGTATCCAGAAACTGATGGAGGTCGATGCGTACGACAATATTTTCCCCGTCATGGCTCACGACATGAGCTTGCGTGATGTCGTGGATCTATACCCCAAACCTGCTAACATGTGGATGACCaaaggatggaaggaaaagagtcGATGGGGTTTTCTCAAATCATTTAAGCCAGCAGAGGAGGGCCTTTCTCACCTGTAG